The genomic segment TAGAGGGCGATTAGAGCCCCCGGCGGCAAGCGAAGCCCGCCCGCCCCAGCGACGAAGTCGCGGGAGCAGGCCCGACGACCTTGCCTCGCGGCAACACACCCAAACCCGGTGGAAGCGGACGCGAAGCGGAGTCCGCCCGCCCCAGCGACGAAGTCGCGGAAGAAGCGCCGACGACCTTGCCTCGCGGCAACACACCCAAACCCGGTGGAAGCGGACGCGAAGCGGAGCATTCCACCGGCGTCATCTAAGAGCCGGAGACGGGATTCGAACCCGTGACCCCCGCTTTACGAGAGCGGTGCTCTGGCCAACTGAGCTACTCCGGCGCGACGCGGGAGTCTAGAGGCGGCTGTGCCTCCTCGAGCACTCCGAGCAGCTCGCCGACGCGGCAGACGAGAAGCCGTTCCTCGTCGACCTCGACCCAGTTGCCGGCGCTCGCCGGGAAGACGACGTGATCGCCGGGGTTGACCGGCATCCGAACGCCCGCGCCCTCCCACCAGTCGAGACCGGGCCCGACGGCGAGGACGATCCCGTGCTGCGGCGGCGGCTCGCGCGTGCCCTCCGGCACGACGAGACCGGAACGCCGAACCCTGTCGGGCTCGAGCTCCTTGATCGTGACGCGGTCGAATATCGGTCGCAGGTGGTTTCGCATCGGCGCTTGCGTCGCTGTGGTGGGGTCGGTGCGGCTGGGATAGTGCCGAGCCGTGACGACGCTCTCGATCGTAGTCGTGACCTGGAACGGAGCCGACGCCATCGGGGCGACGCTGCGCGCCGTCGCGAGCGAGCTCGAGCCGGGCGACGAGCTGATCGTCTGCGACAACGCATCGGCCGACGACACGGTCGCTTCGGCCCGCGAGGCGGCGCCGGAGGCGAGCGTGATCGAGACCGGCGCCAACCTCGGCTTCCCGGCCGCCTGCAACCTCGGCGCCGAGCGAGCGCGGGGCGATCTGCTCTGCTTCCTCAACCCCGACGCGGTCGTCCAGCCGGGGTTCCGAGCGGCGATCGTCGCCCCGGCCGCCGAGCCGGACGGGCCCGGCGCCTGGCAGGCGCTCGTGACCTCGGAGGGTGGGGGCGTGGTCAACACCCGCGGCGGCGTCGTTCACTTCACCGGCATCGCCTGGGCCGGGGGCGCCGGCGAGCCCGTCCCGGGCTCGACCCGGGAGATCGCGGCGAGCGAGCCGGGGTTCGTCTCCGGTGCCGCGCTTGCGATCGGTCGCGATCTGTTCGCCGAGCTCGGCGGGTTCGCGGCCGGCTTCTTCCTCTACCACGAGGACGTCGACCTCTCGCTGCGGGTCCGGCTGGCCGGCCGTCGGCTCGCCGTCGCCCCCGACGCGCGCGTCGACCACGACTACGACTTCGACAAGGGCCTCGCGAAATGGCGTCACCTCGAGCGAAATCGCTGGGCGACGATCGTGCGCACCTACCCCGGCGCGCTGCTCGCGCTGCTCGCCCCGGCGCTGCTCGCGACCGAGCTCGCGCTGCTCGCGGTCGCGGCGGCCGGTGGCTGGCTGCCGCAGAAGCTCGGCGCGGCCGGCGACCTC from the Thermoleophilia bacterium SCSIO 60948 genome contains:
- a CDS encoding co-chaperone GroES; the encoded protein is MRNHLRPIFDRVTIKELEPDRVRRSGLVVPEGTREPPPQHGIVLAVGPGLDWWEGAGVRMPVNPGDHVVFPASAGNWVEVDEERLLVCRVGELLGVLEEAQPPLDSRVAPE
- a CDS encoding glycosyltransferase family 2 protein; translated protein: MTTLSIVVVTWNGADAIGATLRAVASELEPGDELIVCDNASADDTVASAREAAPEASVIETGANLGFPAACNLGAERARGDLLCFLNPDAVVQPGFRAAIVAPAAEPDGPGAWQALVTSEGGGVVNTRGGVVHFTGIAWAGGAGEPVPGSTREIAASEPGFVSGAALAIGRDLFAELGGFAAGFFLYHEDVDLSLRVRLAGRRLAVAPDARVDHDYDFDKGLAKWRHLERNRWATIVRTYPGALLALLAPALLATELALLAVAAAGGWLPQKLGAAGDLARSLPRLLRERRTIAATRRVSASEFASGLTPGLDSPYLGAAARLPLLGGGLRVYWRVVRAVLALRR